GAAACTGGGGGAGGGCCGGAGCTGGCGATTGATTGAGACGCTGGCGGTGGATATTGCCGGGCTGGTGCTGCGGGAGTTCCATCCGGCGGCGGTGGAGGTGGAGGTGAAGAAGTTTATTCTGCCGGAGACGCGCTGGGTGAGCGTCAAGGTGCGTCGCCTGCAGCCGGGCGGGGGGTGACTTTGTAGGTGAGGCGTTGCTGTTCGCTCAGGGGAATCAGACCGGATTGGACTTTGCGCCAGCCTTGTTCACGCAAAGAGACCCAGCCATGACGGCGGGCGGCTTCCCGCAACTGGTTGGTTTTGACGCCGGGTTCGATGAGGTCGGCAATTTCGTCATTGACCAGGAAAAACTCGTAGAGGGCGATGCGTCCGCGGCAGCCCTGGTGATTGCATTCCACGCAGCCGGCGCCTTTCCAGGCGCGGATTTGATCAGGCGGCAGGCGCAGGGCTTCCGCCATTTCGTGGCGGATGCGCTCGGGGATGGCCGGGTCAGGCTGGCCACAGTGTTTGCAGACGCGGCGGGCGAGGCGCTGGGCAATACTGCAGACCAGGGAGCCGGCAATCAGGTAGGGATCCACGCGCATGTCCATGAGGCGGGTGACCGCGCTGATGCTGTCGTTGGGGTGGAGAGTGGAGAAGACCAGATGACCGGTTTGTGCTGCTCGCACGGCGATTTCGGCGGTTTCCTGATCCCGGATCTCGCCAATGAGCACGACGTCGGGGTCGTGGCGCAAGACGGAGCGCAGGCCGGCGGAGAAGGTCAGGCCGATGTCTTCGTGGACCTGGATTTGTTGGACGCCTTCGAGGCGGTATTCGACGGGGTCCTCGATGGTAATGACCTTGCGGGATTCATCATTGGCATGGGCGAGCGCGGCGTAGAGGGTGGTGGTTTTGCCGCTGCCGGTGGGACCGGTGATGAGGATCATGCCCTGGGAAAGCTGGGTCAGTTCAGCAAACATGGCCTCCTGTTCAGGCTCCATGCCCAGTTGGGTCATGTCGCGGAACAGGCCCTGGCGCCCCAGAATGCGCAGGCAGACGGCTTCGCCAAACTTGGTGGGGATGACGGAGACGCGCAGATCGTATTCCTCTTTTTCCCGTTTCATGGCAATGCGTCCGTCCTGAGGGAGGCGGCGCTCGGCAATGTCCAGACCGGCCATGATTTTCAAGCGGGAGACGACGGTGGAATAGAATTGCCGGAGGTCGCTGGGAAGCGGCACGGGCTGCAGGAGGCCGTCAATACGGTAGCGCAGGCGGATGGCGGTGCCGTAGGGCTCGATGTGGATGTCGGTGGCCTGCAAGCGGAGCGCCTCCAGCAGGATTTGATCTACAAAGTCGGCGATGGTGGGGTCCACCATCTGGGTGGTTTCGGTTGACTTGACATCGAAAATGATTTCTTCGGTGGCGGGGGTGGCGTTTTTTTCCTCGCGCAGTTTCTCAATGGTGGCGGCGCCCAGGCCGTAGCGTTGTTTGAGAAAGGCGTGGATGGCGCTGGGGGCGGCGATGACCATGCGGATGCGTTTGTTGAGCAGCAGCCGCAGATTTCCTTGTTCGAGCTGGGTGAGCGGTTCGCTGAGGGCCACGGTGAGGGTTTCCCCCTGGAGGGAGAGAGGCACCATTCGATGGTGGAAGACCAATTTAAGCGGGACAATTTCCAACAGTTGCTGGGGGACTTCAGTCCTGGCGAGGTCCACAAAATCCAGATTCAATAATTTGGCCAAAGCGCGGTAGGTATCTTCTTCAGAGGCCAGGTTCAGGTCCACGATGGCCGCCTGTTGAGGGCGGCCGGTGCGGCTCTGATGGCGGCGGACTTGTTCAAGCTGCCGTTCCGTGAGCAGGCCGGCTTCCAACAACAGATCGCCAACTTCTTTAGGGGGTGTTTCCATGGGCAGCAGGGGCGGGCGGCAAAACCAATTCGGCAGGTTGGTTAAACAGAAGCACGTTGGTCTGGGCGGTATTGCGCAGGACGGCCTTTTTGTAATCAAACTCCACCAACTCCAGCGCCCCGGTAATCACGGCGCCGGTTTTTAGAGGGGTGCTGACGCCAGCGATGGTAAGATAGGCGGTGCGTTCACCGGCGGAATTGGCCCAGAAGCCCTGATAAACGATGGGCACCTTGATGGGCGGGGGCGGAGGCGGCGGAGGCGGCGGAGGGGGAGTGTTGGTGGGGGGCGGAGGGGGCTTGAAATAGTCGGTGAAGAAAGGGCTGTTGGTGCTGCCCAGCAGCAGGGCAGCAGCGGCGTGACGCCCATGCACGAGGGTTTCGGCATGGTCCAGGAAAGTCAGTTCGGTGCCATTTTTGGGATTGGCGGCAAACGCGAGCAAACCCGTGGAGTGTTGCGTCATCTCGCTCAGTCCCAAGCCCAACAAGGCGAGAGCCAAGGTGAGCATGACCCACGCCGTGAGGCGCTTGTGCACCAGGCGGTTGGTGAATTGCTGGAGCGATTCCCAGTTCATAAGGCAGGCGGCAGGCTGACGCCCAGCAGGCGAATCTCCAACCGAACGATTTCGGGTTTCTCCGGCACGTCTTTGCGCAACAGGATGCGCTCCAGGTAGAACACCGGTTTGCCCGGCGACAATTCTGGCAGGCCGGCGGGCAAGGGGTCCCCCTGCCGCACCGGCAGGGAGGCAAGAAAGCGCATGACGGCCGGCCAGGGGCCACTGGCATTAAAGGTCACCGGCAGTTCGTATCCCAGCGGTCTATCTTGAACGCTGGAGGGTGGGGAGAGGGGGCGCGGCGGACGCACGCTTAAGGCGACGAGATTGGTCAGGCCGCAACGCACGGCGAGCAGGGCAGTTTCATGGGCCACCGCCAGGTGTCCCCATAGCAGTTCCGGTTTGGTCATGTCAGCCGAATATTCCGGATAGCCATTCCACACGGCCGGGGCCACGGTGACGCCGGCAGCGGCAGCGGCACTGAGCAGTTCCTCCTGACGGAGCTGGCGTTCATTTTGAAAATCCACCAGTTGGAAGGAGCGGCGCATTTTGGCTTCCACGGCGCTGCTGAAGCCCAGCCGCACGGCGAGGGTGTTGCTCAAGGTGCCCAGGCGCGCGGCGGCCAGCTCCAGTTCGCGGAGGCGCAGGTCCAAGGGAGTGGTGTTGAGCATGCCCTGGTCTGTTTCCACGAGGCGGGTGCGCAGCAAATTGGCCCAAGCCTTTCCCACCGGACTTTCCAAGGCATTGACCCGCTCGCAGAGGGGGAGAAAGACCAAGGCGTAGAAAAGTGCCAGGAACAACCCCCCCAGCAGGAGGATGCGCTGCACCATCTGGTATTTCTGCGGGCTGATCATGGTTGACGCTCGGGATTCACAATGGGCCGGGCAGGGCGGCTGCCCGACGGGGCAACGGCCGCAGCGGCGGAGGCAGAAGCCGGAGGTGGATTGGTGGCCGGGCTGGAAACCGTAAGAAATTCATTGGTAGCCAATTCCAGGAGCAGCGCAAAGTGACGTTCGGGGTTGGGCAGCAACGCCTTGGGTTCGGCCAGAGCGCGCCGTTGTTCCGGGGGCACGGTGTCCACGTTTTTGAAACGGGGGTTGCGTTGCAAAGCCGCCACGGTCTGGCTGAGGCTGCGGCGCAGGGCTTCGCCCTCTTCAGGAATGCAAAGTTCCGCGACAAAGCCGGGTTTGTAAGGCGGGCGGTTGGTGGGAGGCTGGACTTCGGCCGGAGGCATGGGCCCGAGCGTGACCGGGGCATTGGTGGCCGCGGTAGTTTCCATGGCCGGTGGGGCGGCCATATAAGTTTGAGTGTCCGCAAAGAGTACATACCACCAGGATTGGGTGGTGCGCGCGGAACTGAGCCAGGCCAGCGCTCTCAAGGTGTCATCGGTAAATTGCTCACGCTCGAGGAGAGGATGGAGGCGCAGCACGTTTTCGGCGTGTTGTCGGCTTAACTCCTTCAAAGCGCGCACCCGGGCCTGGGCGTTTTGAGCGGTCTCGAGCGCGGTCATGAGGCGTGCTTCTTCACGGCTTTTTTGCCAGGACCCCATGCCAAGCACCAGGCCGGCGAGGAGGAGCAGGAGGAAGGTGAAGGTCTGGAAGAGCTGGGCCTCACGTTGTTTCTGCCAGTGCTGCCGTGCCTCCATGGGCAGCAGGGCGGCGCTTTGCCGGGCCTTGCCGAGAGCTTGAGCGGCCACGCCGCGGGCGATGGCAAAACGTCCTTCCTGGATGGGGTTGACGCCGGCTTCGCGCTCCGGCCACGGGCCAAATACCGGGCGGCCGGTGGTTCGATTGAGGTGGGCGGCAAACCAGGGAGCCTCGGCCATGCATCCGGTCAAGACGAATTGGAAGGCTTCCGCCGGCGGCGCCAGGACGCCCTGCTCGGCATGCCATTCGTGGAAGACACGCATGAGCTCGCCCAACCAGTTATCCACGCTTTTGCGGAGAGCGGGGACGGCATCGGGGCCATGGAGCAAATTGGAGTGCAGGGCTTTTTGCTCGGCCTGCTCCAAGCTGAGATTCAAGGCGTTGGCGACTGTTTCGATAAACAATTCGCCCCCCAGGGGGAAGCTGGCCAGGTGCACGCCCTGGCCTTCGAGGAGGATGGCGACAGTGGTGCTGCGCAGGCCGGCGTTGACCAGGACGGTGGCGGTAGTCTCGGGGAATTGTGCGAGGTAGGAATTAATCAGGGCGTTGCCGGCGGAGGTGGCACCGCAGATGTTTTCCGGGTTAAGTCCCAAGCGCTCAGCCAGAGCCAGCACTTCGCTCTCCTGACAAAGGGAAACCCAGTAGGCGTGTTGATGGCGGCCAAAGGGTTGCAAGGGGGCATGGTCATAAGCGACGCGGGACTGCCCCAAACCGCTGAGTTTATAGACTTCGTTCTGAATGAGGCGGGCGACAATGGAGCGCTCGACGGGGGGAAGGTCCACCACCTGCGAGAGGGTGCGATGCTGAGGCAAAGCCAGGGCGATGGGGTAGGGACCCAACTCCTCCAGGGCGGCAGCCAGGCGCTCCGCAGTCTCGCTGGGTTGCGCATCGCCCAGCCAGCCGGGACATTCGAGCTGCACGTTTTGGAGAATGCGCAGGCGATTGAAGCAGCGTTCGGCCAGAACGAGCTTGATACACCGGTTGCCGGGGTCAATCCCAATGACCCGGCTGGCCGGCAGGAGGGGTATGCCCCATAAGAATGGAAATTGCAGCGCGCGTGCCACGGTTCAGCGTTCTATGGTTTTGGCGGAAGCGGTGGAGGCGTGGCCGCGGGCGTGGCAGCGGTGGGGTTGGGTGCCGGGGCGGCGGCCGGGGCAGCGGGGGCAGGCGCAGGAGCCGGGGCGGCAGCCGGCGGTGGCGCATTGGTGGGGGTGACTTTGGGGTGGGGGTAGCTCAAGGTTTGCACCCGCGGCAGGGAGCGTGGCGGGGTGGCTTCAGTTTCAGCAATCAACAGCTCGCCTGTCTCAGAGAGGAGGGTGGCGGTTACAAATATCAGGAGATAACGCGGTTTGTTCAGCTCGGTGCGCTTGCGGAAAGCGGCTCCGATGATGGGGATGCTGCCGAGGATGGGGGTGGACTCGACGAAGGTGCGCTGCTCCCGTTCGAGCACCCCTCCCATGACCACGGTCTGGCCGGATTGCACGAGCACCCGCGTGGCCAGGGATTGGGTGCGGGATTCAGGCAGGCGGATTTCAAAGGAGCCGGACACCTTACCATCGGGGCCGAAGTCTTTGACTTCAGCGAAGGTGACCATCTTGACGTCCTGATTGACCTCGGGATTTAGGGCCAACAGGATGGTGCGGCCATCGCCGCCGATGCTGGCAACAACGTGCAGCGATACGCCAGAGGTGATTTTGGTGGGTTTCCCCTGAGGGACGAGGCTTGAGGCGGTGTTGTAGGCGCCGACGGTCTGCTTCACGGTATATTCTTCGTAATAGTATTGGATTTTACCATCGCTAATCATGGCAGGCAGGTTGTTGACCAGCGTCAGGCGCGGCGCGCTCAAGGTTTGGCCCTCGCCGGATTGTTGCAGGGCGGTGAGGGTGACGGACAGTTCCGAGCGGCCCAAGACTTTGGGAAAGATATTGGTCCAACTCTTTTGAATACCAGTGCTCAAATCATTCTTGAGGCCGGAGAAAGTGCCCAGGCCGGTAAAGTCCTGAGGAGAGGGCACGGGGCGTCCATCGCGGGCGGTTTCCCAGGCGGCCCCCAGTTGCAGGAAGGCGGCCTCACTGATGGTAATGAAACGCGCTTCAATGAGCACCTGCTGGAGGGGGCGGTCGAATTCTTCGATGATGCGATCGAGGACTTCCAATTGGTCGCGGGTGCCGCGGGCGACGATGACATTGCGCTCGTAATCTATGAAATATTTGCTGCCGGTGAAGAACTGCTTGATGACGTTTTCGATGACCGGGGTTTCAGGAGCGCCGTCATTGACAAATTTCGTCAGGCGGACGTTTTCCGTGACGGTGGTAAGCTGGGGGGTGGTGGTGGTAACGCGGTTGACTTGTTCGGGGCCGAATTGAGCGGGGATGACAAAGCCGTGGCGCAAGCGGTAGATGCGGGTTTCTTCGACGACGCGTTTGGGGTCCCGGGCGTCAATAATCCAGATGAGGTCATTGCCCACCTGAAACTGGACGTCGAGATTGCGGGACACATAACGGAGGAACTCCCCCAGTTTAACTTTTTCCATGTTGACGCTGAGGGTTTGCTTGAAGGCGGGCAGATTTTTGTCCGCCACAAAGTTGATGCCCTCAGCCTGGCCCAGGTTGAAGATGATGGCCTCGAGGGTGACATTGTCGAGGTGCACGGAGACTTCTTTATCGAGGATTTTGGCCATGCGGCCTTCGGGGGATTCCAGGTCAAACAACTGGGAGCGCTGCCGTTGCGTTTTGCCGTAATTTTCCGGGATGTAAGGTGTCGCTTCAATTTGTTGCACGGCATCGCGCACATCGCGGCGGGCGGGCAGCCCGCGGTCTTTGTTTTCCGTCAGCAGGTCGGGGAGAGTGGGATTGAGGGCGCTATTTTTGGCGTCAATTTCGCGGATTTTGTTTTCCACCGCGGAGTCACGTTGCTGCATGCGATTCTTGGCCACCCAGTCCTGCACCCGCTTCACGGTTTCATCTTCCGGGGCCCGTTGGCGCAAAACGGCCGCTTTCCGTTC
This is a stretch of genomic DNA from Verrucomicrobiia bacterium. It encodes these proteins:
- a CDS encoding GspE/PulE family protein, translating into METPPKEVGDLLLEAGLLTERQLEQVRRHQSRTGRPQQAAIVDLNLASEEDTYRALAKLLNLDFVDLARTEVPQQLLEIVPLKLVFHHRMVPLSLQGETLTVALSEPLTQLEQGNLRLLLNKRIRMVIAAPSAIHAFLKQRYGLGAATIEKLREEKNATPATEEIIFDVKSTETTQMVDPTIADFVDQILLEALRLQATDIHIEPYGTAIRLRYRIDGLLQPVPLPSDLRQFYSTVVSRLKIMAGLDIAERRLPQDGRIAMKREKEEYDLRVSVIPTKFGEAVCLRILGRQGLFRDMTQLGMEPEQEAMFAELTQLSQGMILITGPTGSGKTTTLYAALAHANDESRKVITIEDPVEYRLEGVQQIQVHEDIGLTFSAGLRSVLRHDPDVVLIGEIRDQETAEIAVRAAQTGHLVFSTLHPNDSISAVTRLMDMRVDPYLIAGSLVCSIAQRLARRVCKHCGQPDPAIPERIRHEMAEALRLPPDQIRAWKGAGCVECNHQGCRGRIALYEFFLVNDEIADLIEPGVKTNQLREAARRHGWVSLREQGWRKVQSGLIPLSEQQRLTYKVTPRPAAGDAP
- a CDS encoding pilus assembly protein PilM produces the protein MARALQFPFLWGIPLLPASRVIGIDPGNRCIKLVLAERCFNRLRILQNVQLECPGWLGDAQPSETAERLAAALEELGPYPIALALPQHRTLSQVVDLPPVERSIVARLIQNEVYKLSGLGQSRVAYDHAPLQPFGRHQHAYWVSLCQESEVLALAERLGLNPENICGATSAGNALINSYLAQFPETTATVLVNAGLRSTTVAILLEGQGVHLASFPLGGELFIETVANALNLSLEQAEQKALHSNLLHGPDAVPALRKSVDNWLGELMRVFHEWHAEQGVLAPPAEAFQFVLTGCMAEAPWFAAHLNRTTGRPVFGPWPEREAGVNPIQEGRFAIARGVAAQALGKARQSAALLPMEARQHWQKQREAQLFQTFTFLLLLLAGLVLGMGSWQKSREEARLMTALETAQNAQARVRALKELSRQHAENVLRLHPLLEREQFTDDTLRALAWLSSARTTQSWWYVLFADTQTYMAAPPAMETTAATNAPVTLGPMPPAEVQPPTNRPPYKPGFVAELCIPEEGEALRRSLSQTVAALQRNPRFKNVDTVPPEQRRALAEPKALLPNPERHFALLLELATNEFLTVSSPATNPPPASASAAAAVAPSGSRPARPIVNPERQP
- a CDS encoding type II secretion system protein GspD, which gives rise to MRNQPTLAVAVLVSAALLLASCQSDKPKTTTSKPSSFPKKEGKYSTFYDEEIREIFELAERNRWDEAERKAAVLRQRAPEDETVKRVQDWVAKNRMQQRDSAVENKIREIDAKNSALNPTLPDLLTENKDRGLPARRDVRDAVQQIEATPYIPENYGKTQRQRSQLFDLESPEGRMAKILDKEVSVHLDNVTLEAIIFNLGQAEGINFVADKNLPAFKQTLSVNMEKVKLGEFLRYVSRNLDVQFQVGNDLIWIIDARDPKRVVEETRIYRLRHGFVIPAQFGPEQVNRVTTTTPQLTTVTENVRLTKFVNDGAPETPVIENVIKQFFTGSKYFIDYERNVIVARGTRDQLEVLDRIIEEFDRPLQQVLIEARFITISEAAFLQLGAAWETARDGRPVPSPQDFTGLGTFSGLKNDLSTGIQKSWTNIFPKVLGRSELSVTLTALQQSGEGQTLSAPRLTLVNNLPAMISDGKIQYYYEEYTVKQTVGAYNTASSLVPQGKPTKITSGVSLHVVASIGGDGRTILLALNPEVNQDVKMVTFAEVKDFGPDGKVSGSFEIRLPESRTQSLATRVLVQSGQTVVMGGVLEREQRTFVESTPILGSIPIIGAAFRKRTELNKPRYLLIFVTATLLSETGELLIAETEATPPRSLPRVQTLSYPHPKVTPTNAPPPAAAPAPAPAPAAPAAAPAPNPTAATPAATPPPLPPKP